Proteins from a single region of Nocardiopsis dassonvillei subsp. dassonvillei DSM 43111:
- a CDS encoding inositol-3-phosphate synthase: MTRVGVWLIGARGSVATTAVLGALAVRSGASGRTGCVTERPEFAPARLPGIGDLVFGGHDVSEIRLCKNAERLARAGVLPAHLPPAFADELDRTEHRLRRGLHAAATTGVGRRDVDRLEADLREFAEREALERVVVVDLSSTEPRPEPHAEHTDADALEAALDAGTARIPASSAYAYAALRAGCAFVEFTPNTGPRLPALARLVERSVVPWAGCDGKTGETLVKSALAPMFAARALHVRSWSSLNLLGGGDGATLADPANAESKLASKARGLEHMLGHGPDGPLHIDYVPDLGDAKVAWDHVSFEGFLGARMTLQFTWSGYDSALAAPLVLDLARLTAHAHRRGRVGPVPELAFFFKDPVGTREHGLAEQWRALTSWCAAPEEEAE, encoded by the coding sequence TTGACGCGAGTCGGAGTATGGCTGATCGGGGCGCGGGGGTCGGTGGCGACCACCGCCGTCCTGGGAGCCCTGGCGGTGCGGTCCGGGGCGTCGGGGCGGACGGGGTGCGTGACCGAGCGCCCCGAGTTCGCCCCGGCGCGCCTGCCCGGGATCGGCGACCTGGTCTTCGGCGGCCACGACGTCTCCGAGATACGCCTGTGCAAGAACGCCGAGCGGCTTGCCCGGGCGGGGGTGCTGCCCGCGCACCTGCCGCCGGCCTTCGCCGACGAACTGGACCGGACCGAGCACCGTCTGCGCCGGGGCCTGCACGCCGCCGCCACCACCGGGGTGGGGCGCCGCGACGTGGACCGCCTGGAGGCGGACCTGCGCGAGTTCGCCGAACGGGAGGCGCTCGAACGCGTCGTGGTGGTGGACCTGTCCAGCACCGAGCCCCGGCCCGAACCGCACGCCGAGCACACCGACGCCGACGCCCTGGAGGCGGCCCTGGACGCCGGGACCGCGCGGATCCCGGCCAGCTCCGCGTACGCCTACGCGGCCCTGCGGGCGGGCTGCGCGTTCGTGGAGTTCACGCCCAATACCGGGCCCCGGCTGCCCGCCCTGGCGCGGCTCGTCGAGCGCTCGGTCGTGCCGTGGGCCGGGTGCGACGGCAAGACCGGGGAGACCCTGGTCAAGAGCGCGCTCGCGCCGATGTTCGCCGCCCGGGCGCTGCACGTGCGCTCGTGGTCCTCGCTCAACCTGCTCGGCGGCGGCGACGGCGCCACCCTGGCCGACCCGGCCAACGCCGAGAGCAAACTCGCGTCCAAGGCGCGGGGTCTGGAGCACATGCTGGGCCACGGCCCGGACGGGCCCCTGCACATCGACTACGTCCCGGACCTGGGCGACGCCAAGGTCGCCTGGGACCACGTCTCGTTCGAGGGGTTCCTGGGGGCGCGGATGACCCTGCAGTTCACCTGGTCGGGCTACGACTCCGCGCTGGCCGCGCCCCTGGTGCTGGACCTGGCGCGGCTGACCGCCCACGCCCACCGGCGGGGCCGGGTGGGCCCCGTGCCGGAGCTGGCGTTCTTCTTCAAGGACCCCGTGGGCACCCGCGAACACGGCCTCGCCGAACAGTGGCGGGCCCTGACGTCCTGGTGCGCGGCACCGGAGGAGGAGGCCGAGTGA
- a CDS encoding SCO3242 family prenyltransferase, which translates to MRARDLARLVRLPAALSVPGDTLAGAAAAGGLRGPGAWALPAASVCLYWAGMALNDYADREVDAVERPERPIPSGAVRPGEALAVAAGLTATGVGLAAAAGGRRAAGVGTALAATVWGYDLLLKRTPLAPLGMAAARGLDVLLGAGARPADAARPALALAVHTLGVTALSRGEVHGTRPSVAAGALVCTLASAALAAAPAQPTREGAAGGAAARALAGALAGVFALGVGSAQARALVEPEAHHARAATGAGIRGMIPLQAALLAGYGAPDAACALAVGVPVAARASKAVSFT; encoded by the coding sequence GTGAGAGCGCGCGACCTGGCGAGGCTGGTGCGCCTGCCCGCGGCGCTGAGCGTTCCCGGCGACACGCTGGCCGGTGCCGCGGCGGCGGGGGGCCTGCGCGGCCCCGGGGCATGGGCGCTGCCCGCCGCCTCGGTGTGCCTGTACTGGGCGGGCATGGCCCTCAACGACTACGCCGACCGGGAGGTGGACGCGGTCGAGCGCCCCGAACGCCCCATCCCCTCGGGAGCGGTGCGCCCCGGCGAGGCCCTGGCGGTCGCCGCGGGGCTGACCGCGACGGGCGTGGGCCTGGCCGCGGCGGCGGGCGGACGCCGGGCGGCGGGGGTGGGCACGGCCCTGGCCGCCACCGTGTGGGGCTACGACCTCCTCCTCAAGAGGACCCCTCTGGCCCCGCTGGGCATGGCGGCGGCCCGGGGGCTGGACGTGCTGCTGGGCGCCGGCGCGCGCCCCGCCGACGCGGCCAGGCCCGCGCTGGCGCTGGCCGTCCACACGCTCGGGGTGACCGCCCTGAGCCGGGGCGAGGTGCACGGGACGCGGCCCTCCGTGGCGGCGGGTGCGCTGGTGTGCACCCTGGCCAGCGCCGCGCTCGCCGCCGCGCCCGCACAGCCCACGCGCGAAGGCGCGGCGGGCGGCGCCGCGGCCAGGGCCCTGGCGGGGGCGCTCGCGGGGGTCTTCGCGCTGGGGGTGGGATCCGCGCAGGCCAGGGCGCTGGTCGAGCCCGAGGCGCACCACGCGCGCGCGGCGACGGGCGCGGGCATCCGGGGGATGATCCCGCTCCAGGCGGCCCTGCTGGCCGGGTACGGCGCGCCGGACGCCGCGTGCGCGCTCGCCGTCGGCGTGCCCGTGGCGGCGAGGGCGTCCAAGGCGGTGTCGTTCACATGA
- a CDS encoding sugar phosphate isomerase/epimerase family protein encodes MRFGYGTNGFWDHRLDDALALIADLGYEGVGLTLDHPHLDPFTPDAFARTARIGRRLSELGLAVVVETGARYLMDPRRKHEPTLVSDEGAELRVDLLRRAVRVADDLGAEAVSFWSGILPAGVSRERGWSRLTSGVERVLATADDLGVDCAFEPEPGMFVERVADALELRERLGDPPRLRVTVDVGHGVCNEPDGPEGAVRRAGALIANVQLDDMRPGVHEHLEFGDGEIDLPGVLGALEDVGYRGLASVELPRHGHAAPLVAERSIRALTRALADSRARRAGV; translated from the coding sequence ATGAGGTTCGGATACGGCACCAACGGCTTCTGGGACCACCGGCTGGACGACGCGCTGGCCCTGATCGCCGACCTCGGCTACGAGGGGGTGGGGCTGACGCTGGACCACCCGCACCTGGACCCCTTCACGCCGGACGCCTTCGCGCGCACCGCGCGCATCGGTCGGCGGCTGTCCGAACTGGGGCTGGCGGTGGTCGTGGAGACCGGTGCCCGCTACCTGATGGACCCGCGCCGCAAGCACGAGCCCACCCTGGTCTCCGACGAGGGCGCCGAGCTGCGGGTGGACCTGCTGCGCCGCGCGGTGCGCGTCGCCGACGACCTGGGGGCCGAGGCCGTCTCCTTCTGGTCGGGCATCCTCCCGGCGGGGGTGAGCCGGGAGCGGGGCTGGTCGCGGCTGACCTCGGGCGTGGAGCGGGTCCTGGCCACCGCCGACGACCTCGGCGTGGACTGCGCGTTCGAGCCCGAGCCCGGCATGTTCGTAGAACGGGTGGCCGACGCGCTGGAGCTGCGCGAGCGGCTGGGCGACCCGCCGCGCCTGCGGGTGACGGTGGACGTCGGGCACGGCGTGTGCAACGAGCCGGACGGCCCCGAGGGCGCGGTCCGGCGGGCCGGGGCCCTGATCGCCAACGTCCAGCTGGACGACATGCGGCCGGGCGTGCACGAGCACCTGGAGTTCGGCGACGGCGAGATCGACCTGCCCGGGGTCCTGGGCGCTCTGGAGGATGTCGGCTACCGGGGTCTGGCGTCGGTGGAGCTGCCCCGCCACGGGCACGCCGCTCCCCTGGTGGCCGAGCGGTCGATCCGCGCGCTCACGCGGGCGCTGGCCGACTCCCGCGCGCGGAGGGCGGGGGTGTGA
- a CDS encoding EboA domain-containing protein: protein MSGEYAFLDTDAARGALAAQVGQVRERPARIAVLFPAAARSVARGAGPSGDPDGVAGPTLEDMARVELLAALSGALAPPELAREVRDLYHHGDAGERRAVLRGLDALDVRGRGREEVAGAARELLADAMRANDTRLVAAAAASAATALLDADSWRQGILKCLFTGVPLGSAAGLPDRADEELARMCADHAEERLLAGRPVPADVHLVLRHFPGQAARLDSHRTEA, encoded by the coding sequence GTGAGCGGGGAGTACGCCTTCCTGGACACGGACGCGGCGCGCGGGGCCCTGGCCGCCCAGGTCGGGCAGGTGCGCGAGCGGCCCGCGCGGATCGCCGTGCTCTTCCCCGCGGCGGCCAGGAGCGTGGCGCGCGGGGCCGGTCCGTCGGGCGACCCCGACGGGGTGGCCGGGCCGACCCTGGAGGACATGGCGCGCGTGGAGCTGCTGGCCGCGCTGTCCGGGGCCCTGGCCCCGCCGGAGCTGGCCCGGGAGGTCCGCGACCTGTACCACCACGGTGACGCGGGTGAGCGGCGCGCCGTCCTGCGGGGCCTGGACGCGCTCGACGTGCGCGGCCGGGGCCGGGAGGAGGTGGCCGGTGCGGCGCGCGAGCTGCTGGCCGACGCGATGCGCGCCAACGACACCCGGCTGGTCGCGGCGGCGGCCGCCAGCGCGGCGACGGCCCTGCTCGACGCCGACTCCTGGCGCCAGGGAATCCTCAAGTGCCTGTTCACCGGGGTGCCGCTGGGATCGGCGGCCGGGCTGCCCGACCGCGCCGATGAGGAGCTGGCGCGCATGTGCGCCGACCACGCCGAGGAGCGGCTCCTGGCGGGGCGGCCGGTCCCCGCCGACGTCCACCTCGTGCTGCGGCACTTCCCCGGGCAGGCCGCCCGCCTGGACTCCCACCGAACGGAGGCGTGA
- a CDS encoding TatD family hydrolase — translation MRIFDPHIHMTSRTTDDYEAMYAAGVRAVVEPSFWLGQPRTGVSSFRDYFDGLVGWERFRAERFGIRHHCTIALNPKEANDPRLSGVLDLLPRYLAKDGVVAVGEVGFDSGTAEEERAFRHQLELAGEFGLPVLVHTPHRDKAAGTRRTLQLVAESGLAPERVLVDHLNEATVAMVHESGCTLGFSIYPDTKMSPERMVRVLSEWGPERMVVNSAADWGRSDPLATLRTGEAMLAAGFTGRDVERVLWDNPVEFYGRSGRLLLDDVHGADHTATYSGNSVLRGERAGGGAA, via the coding sequence ATGCGTATCTTCGACCCGCACATCCACATGACCTCGCGCACCACCGACGACTACGAGGCGATGTACGCCGCCGGGGTGCGCGCGGTGGTCGAGCCGTCGTTCTGGCTGGGCCAGCCCCGGACCGGCGTGAGCTCGTTCCGCGACTACTTCGACGGCCTCGTGGGCTGGGAGCGGTTCCGGGCCGAGCGGTTCGGGATCCGCCACCACTGCACGATCGCGCTCAACCCGAAGGAGGCCAACGACCCCCGCCTGTCGGGGGTGCTGGACCTGCTCCCCCGCTACCTGGCCAAGGACGGCGTGGTGGCGGTCGGCGAGGTGGGCTTCGACTCCGGCACCGCCGAGGAGGAGAGGGCCTTCCGCCACCAGCTGGAGCTGGCCGGGGAGTTCGGGCTGCCCGTCCTGGTGCACACCCCGCACCGGGACAAGGCGGCCGGGACCCGCCGCACCCTCCAGCTGGTCGCCGAGTCGGGGCTGGCGCCCGAGCGGGTGCTCGTGGACCACCTCAACGAGGCCACTGTGGCCATGGTGCACGAGTCGGGGTGCACGCTGGGCTTCTCCATCTACCCCGACACCAAGATGAGCCCGGAGCGCATGGTCCGCGTCCTGTCGGAGTGGGGCCCGGAGCGGATGGTGGTCAACTCCGCCGCCGACTGGGGCCGCAGCGACCCGCTCGCCACCCTGCGCACCGGCGAGGCCATGCTCGCCGCGGGCTTCACCGGACGCGACGTCGAACGCGTGCTGTGGGACAACCCGGTGGAGTTCTACGGCCGCAGCGGGCGCCTGCTGCTGGACGACGTGCACGGGGCCGACCACACCGCGACCTACTCGGGGAACTCGGTGCTGCGCGGCGAGCGCGCGGGCGGGGGTGCCGCGTGA
- the eboE gene encoding metabolite traffic protein EboE yields MRLRHPDGTVVHLAYCTNVHPAEDLDGVLRQIRVHGGGVREALGADRLGLGLWLPAPLARELAADPRLTDRLRAELEANGLETVTLNAFPYTGFHAPVVKRAVYHPDWTDRARLDYTVDCARVLAGLLPDDAARGSVSTLPLAWREPWDPGRLAAARAHLAELSDALEDLARQGRPVRVGLEPEPGCVVETTRDAARLLGDPPPHLGVCLDTCHLATAFEEPGAALDRLSGAGLPVVKTQASAAVEVPDPADPAAREALAAFTEDRFLHQTRAHGGDGAREGRDDLHEALGGAVPLPDDAPWRTHFHVPLHAPAAAPLRGTNEHLARTLECLLGPGGARTDHVEVETYTWSVLPRERRPADGRGLTEGIAAEVAWARDRLTDLGLTLL; encoded by the coding sequence GTGAGGCTGCGCCACCCCGACGGAACGGTCGTCCACCTCGCCTACTGCACCAACGTGCACCCCGCCGAGGACCTGGACGGCGTCCTGCGCCAGATCCGCGTCCACGGCGGCGGCGTGCGCGAGGCCCTGGGCGCGGACCGGCTCGGCCTGGGCCTGTGGCTGCCCGCCCCGCTGGCCCGGGAGCTGGCGGCCGATCCGCGCCTGACCGACCGGCTGCGCGCGGAGCTGGAGGCCAACGGGCTGGAGACGGTGACCCTCAACGCCTTCCCCTACACCGGGTTCCACGCGCCCGTGGTCAAGCGGGCCGTGTACCACCCCGACTGGACCGACCGGGCCCGGCTGGACTACACGGTGGACTGCGCCCGGGTGCTGGCCGGGCTGCTGCCCGACGACGCCGCGCGCGGCAGCGTCTCCACCCTCCCCCTGGCCTGGCGCGAACCGTGGGACCCCGGCCGCCTGGCCGCCGCCCGCGCGCACCTGGCCGAACTCTCCGACGCCCTGGAGGACCTGGCACGGCAGGGGCGGCCGGTGCGGGTGGGACTGGAGCCCGAACCGGGGTGCGTCGTCGAGACCACCCGGGACGCGGCCCGCCTGCTCGGGGATCCGCCGCCGCACCTGGGAGTGTGCCTGGACACCTGCCACCTGGCGACGGCCTTCGAGGAGCCGGGGGCGGCCCTGGACCGGCTCTCCGGCGCGGGCCTGCCCGTGGTCAAGACCCAGGCGTCGGCGGCCGTGGAGGTCCCCGACCCCGCCGACCCGGCCGCGCGCGAGGCCCTCGCCGCCTTCACCGAGGACCGCTTCCTGCACCAGACGCGCGCACACGGCGGGGACGGGGCGCGGGAGGGCCGCGACGACCTGCACGAGGCCCTGGGCGGCGCCGTCCCCCTGCCCGACGACGCGCCCTGGCGCACCCACTTCCACGTGCCCCTGCACGCGCCCGCCGCCGCCCCGCTGCGCGGGACCAACGAGCACCTCGCCCGCACCCTCGAATGCCTCCTGGGGCCCGGCGGCGCGCGCACCGACCACGTGGAGGTGGAGACCTACACCTGGTCGGTGCTGCCGAGGGAGCGGCGCCCCGCCGACGGCAGGGGGCTCACCGAGGGCATCGCCGCCGAGGTGGCCTGGGCCCGCGACCGGTTGACCGACCTCGGCCTGACCCTGCTCTGA
- a CDS encoding alkaline phosphatase family protein, with product MPTEEPRLLVVDAVGLTPRLLRHAPRLRAVADQGWQAPLETVLPAVTCTVQSTFLTGRTPAGHGAVGNGWYFRDLGEVYLWRQHNRLVQGEKVWETARRHRPGFRTANVCWWYAMGATTDWTVTPRPVYHADGRKSPDCYTRPPALHDELTAELGPFPLFQYWGPTASLRSTEWIVAATRRLMPRADLTLCYVPHLDYDLQRYGPDSEQARRAVVDMDAALAPLLDDAERSGTAVMVLSEYGITPADRPVHVNRVLREAGLLEVYTQHGMEYLDPWESRAFAVADHQCAHVYVRDPGDVPGVARLLAGVEGVDLVLDRDGQAEHGLDHERSGELVLVADPGAWFTYYYWLRDAAAPDFARGVDIHRKPGYDPAELFLDPADRLVRARAAANLARKKVGLRYAMNVVPLDPGCVRGTHGRAHADPDDGPLVLCSDPGSARERVAATEVRDLILGLAGVPAPAGPSPSP from the coding sequence ATGCCGACGGAGGAACCGCGCCTGCTCGTGGTCGACGCGGTCGGGCTCACGCCCCGGCTGCTGCGGCACGCGCCCCGGCTGCGCGCCGTGGCCGACCAGGGCTGGCAGGCCCCGCTGGAGACCGTCCTGCCCGCCGTGACCTGCACCGTCCAGTCCACGTTCCTGACCGGTCGGACCCCCGCCGGACACGGCGCCGTCGGCAACGGCTGGTACTTCCGGGACCTGGGCGAGGTGTACCTGTGGCGCCAGCACAACCGCCTGGTCCAGGGCGAGAAGGTGTGGGAGACCGCCCGGCGCCACCGGCCGGGTTTTCGCACCGCGAACGTGTGCTGGTGGTACGCCATGGGCGCCACCACCGACTGGACCGTCACGCCCAGGCCGGTCTACCACGCCGACGGGCGCAAGTCCCCCGACTGCTACACCCGGCCGCCCGCCCTCCACGACGAGCTGACCGCGGAGCTGGGGCCCTTCCCGCTCTTCCAGTACTGGGGGCCGACCGCGTCGCTGCGCTCCACCGAGTGGATCGTGGCCGCGACCCGCAGACTGATGCCCCGCGCCGACCTGACCCTGTGCTACGTCCCCCACCTGGACTACGACCTGCAGCGGTACGGCCCCGACTCGGAGCAGGCCCGCCGGGCGGTGGTGGACATGGACGCGGCCCTGGCTCCCCTGCTGGACGACGCCGAGCGCTCGGGCACCGCCGTGATGGTCCTGAGCGAGTACGGCATCACCCCCGCCGACAGGCCCGTGCACGTCAACCGGGTACTGCGCGAGGCAGGGCTGCTGGAGGTGTACACCCAGCACGGGATGGAGTACCTGGACCCGTGGGAGTCGCGCGCCTTCGCGGTGGCCGACCACCAGTGCGCGCACGTCTACGTCCGCGACCCCGGCGACGTGCCCGGGGTCGCCCGCCTCCTGGCCGGGGTGGAGGGGGTGGACCTGGTCCTGGACCGCGACGGGCAGGCGGAGCACGGGCTGGACCACGAGCGCTCCGGCGAGCTGGTCCTCGTGGCCGACCCGGGCGCCTGGTTCACCTACTACTACTGGCTGCGCGACGCGGCGGCTCCGGACTTCGCGCGGGGCGTGGACATCCACCGCAAGCCGGGCTACGACCCCGCCGAACTCTTCCTGGACCCCGCCGACCGGCTGGTCAGAGCCCGCGCGGCGGCCAACCTCGCCCGCAAGAAGGTGGGTCTGCGCTACGCCATGAACGTGGTCCCGCTCGACCCGGGCTGCGTGCGCGGCACCCACGGGCGCGCGCACGCCGACCCCGACGACGGCCCCCTGGTGCTGTGCTCCGACCCCGGCTCCGCCCGGGAACGCGTCGCGGCCACCGAGGTCCGCGACCTCATACTCGGTCTCGCCGGTGTGCCGGCACCGGCGGGGCCGTCCCCTTCCCCCTGA